The following are encoded together in the Flavihumibacter fluvii genome:
- the purB gene encoding adenylosuccinate lyase yields MELQALTAISPIDGRYRQQLHHLDEYFSEYALMKYRVIIEIEYFLFLADNRFFKLPAKARTFLQMAASEFSPADALHIKETEKITNHDVKAVEYFIKEKLEQCSIGHLKEWVHFGLTSQDINNTSIPLSWKHAVEFEYLPALLNLNKEFKVLANNWRNITLLARTHGQPASPTRLGKEMMVYVERIENQVEQFINVPFTAKFGGATGNFNAHFVSFPKKNWPVLGDQFVDSLGLQRQQFTTQIEHYDNLAAHFDSMKRINTILIDFCRDIWTYISMDYFKQKTKKGEIGSSAMPHKVNPIDFENAEGNLGIANALLEHLSGKLPISRLQRDLTDSTVLRNIGVPFAHIILSMRSIEKGLSKLVLNEQKIKADLEGNWAVVAEAIQTILRRENYPKPYEALKDLTRGKNAIDKKTIQSFIRTLKVSPAIKKELLNITPDNYFGVTPDY; encoded by the coding sequence ATGGAACTTCAAGCACTTACAGCTATCTCTCCTATTGACGGCCGATATCGCCAGCAATTACACCATTTAGATGAGTATTTTTCAGAATATGCGCTGATGAAATACCGGGTGATTATCGAAATTGAATACTTCCTTTTCCTTGCAGATAACCGTTTCTTCAAACTTCCTGCCAAAGCAAGGACATTTTTACAAATGGCAGCCAGCGAATTCAGTCCGGCTGACGCCCTGCATATTAAAGAAACTGAAAAGATCACCAACCACGATGTAAAAGCCGTGGAATATTTCATCAAGGAAAAATTAGAGCAGTGTTCTATCGGGCACCTTAAGGAATGGGTCCATTTCGGTTTAACTTCCCAGGATATCAATAATACTTCGATTCCATTATCCTGGAAACATGCTGTAGAATTTGAATACCTGCCTGCACTACTCAACCTGAACAAGGAGTTTAAGGTCCTGGCAAATAACTGGCGGAACATTACACTTTTAGCCAGAACGCATGGGCAGCCGGCCAGTCCAACCAGGCTTGGTAAGGAGATGATGGTTTACGTAGAGCGGATTGAAAACCAGGTAGAGCAATTCATTAATGTACCTTTTACAGCTAAATTTGGCGGTGCCACAGGTAATTTTAATGCCCATTTTGTTTCGTTTCCAAAAAAGAACTGGCCTGTACTGGGCGACCAGTTTGTGGATTCATTAGGTCTCCAAAGGCAACAGTTCACCACACAAATTGAGCATTACGACAATTTAGCGGCCCATTTTGACAGCATGAAAAGGATCAATACGATCCTGATTGATTTCTGCAGGGATATCTGGACGTATATTTCCATGGATTATTTCAAGCAAAAGACCAAGAAAGGCGAAATCGGATCTTCGGCTATGCCCCATAAAGTGAACCCCATTGATTTTGAAAATGCGGAAGGCAACTTGGGCATTGCAAACGCCTTACTGGAGCATCTTTCCGGGAAATTACCCATCAGCCGCCTTCAGCGGGACCTTACAGATTCAACTGTACTCAGGAATATCGGAGTTCCTTTTGCCCATATTATATTGTCCATGCGATCCATTGAAAAAGGATTAAGCAAACTGGTATTGAATGAACAAAAAATCAAGGCTGACCTTGAAGGAAATTGGGCTGTTGTAGCAGAGGCCATTCAGACCATTTTACGCCGGGAAAATTACCCCAAACCATACGAAGCGCTGAAAGACCTTACCCGGGGAAAGAATGCCATTGACAAGAAAACCATCCAGTCATTTATCCGTACATTAAAGGTAAGTCCGGCAATAAAAAAGGAGTTATTGAACATAACTCCTGACAATTATTTTGGGGTGACACCTGATTATTGA
- a CDS encoding menaquinone biosynthetic enzyme MqnA/MqnD family protein, which produces MDRKIRVGAVSYLNTKPLIYGLEKGMMKEEIDLVVDFPANIASKLLNDEIDLGLVPVALIPRLGEYHIVSDFGICSNGPVASVCLFSEVPIIEVKEVLLDYQSRTSVRLAKILLKEYWKVSPDFSETHEDFRSAIAGSTAGVVIGDRALEQRLQSTFIYDLGEAWKQLTGLPFVYAAWISNKKLDDAFIFQFNATNKFGLDHIEEVIKEINFVHYPMQEYFTHNIDYRLDEIKKSGLAQYLHYLEKFGL; this is translated from the coding sequence GTGGACAGAAAAATCAGAGTGGGGGCGGTGAGTTACCTGAACACAAAGCCGCTGATATATGGGCTGGAAAAAGGAATGATGAAAGAGGAGATTGACCTGGTGGTTGATTTTCCTGCAAATATTGCATCGAAATTATTGAATGATGAGATTGATCTCGGACTCGTTCCGGTGGCATTGATACCCCGGTTAGGAGAATATCATATAGTCAGCGATTTTGGAATATGCAGCAATGGTCCTGTTGCTTCCGTTTGTCTTTTCAGCGAGGTGCCAATTATTGAAGTAAAGGAGGTATTACTGGATTACCAAAGCAGGACTTCAGTCAGGTTGGCTAAAATATTACTTAAAGAATATTGGAAGGTGTCACCGGATTTTTCTGAAACCCATGAAGATTTCAGGTCTGCCATTGCTGGATCAACCGCCGGTGTTGTAATAGGTGACCGGGCGCTTGAACAGAGGCTGCAATCAACTTTTATTTATGATTTAGGGGAAGCATGGAAGCAATTGACCGGACTTCCATTTGTATACGCCGCATGGATCAGCAATAAAAAACTGGATGATGCATTTATCTTTCAGTTTAATGCAACTAATAAGTTTGGATTAGATCATATTGAAGAAGTAATCAAAGAAATTAATTTTGTACACTATCCCATGCAGGAATATTTTACCCATAATATTGATTACCGGTTAGACGAAATAAAGAAATCGGGGCTGGCGCAATACCTCCATTATCTGGAGAAGTTTGGCCTTTAG
- a CDS encoding gliding motility-associated C-terminal domain-containing protein, with protein MYKTCINSGLSLLFLIYLPSLVLAQIPKNDKDVFSPRSTITAAFTAPDTVCVNSPVTIKNISSGASSYFWNFCVSSINTTPKGTNLGNINGAFSLPVFSDYVEQNGNYYLFVVNNYPGNLVRLDFGNSMLNTPTAVMLGNFGGDISNNAEGIQVVNVNGKWLAIIVGGFPAGGTTSRIIKLDFGSDISNISPVSTNWGNIGNMDYPIDLHVFQENNKWYGFTLNSENQTITRFDFGADFTGTPSALNLGDIGGFSGPTGIFAINDNGFWRVFITSGSDNSRIHRLDFGSSLLNSPTTVDLGNIGGLLRRPRDIYIMKFCDELVGFIINGNTTDPQYASSIIRLNFNDGLGQMPEATFLGNIGELSFPHSISRLFRDGPDLYSFITNVGNNTITRLRFEGCTSVNIPNSTQFAPPAISYSVPGTYNINLLVDDGLPTQTSFCKTITVIGNSSIEIGNDTAICEKSSLVLSPQYQNVTNVVWSTGQTTADITVSGAGKYWLKSNDGTSCASSDTITISSIPLPVFSLGKDTLLCDNGSISLKAPISGESYLWNTGETTPDIAVLNTGNYSLGISKSGCSFSDTIRVVKDILGYVNLGNDTALCGNAKLDLVYLSKPGDLIKWSTGDTGPSISVSNQGIYWLDVSNNSGCKGTDSIKVEIGQVPVFSLGPDTAKCVSGTIKLASPVIADKYLWSTGTTSDFIDITVPGIYSLSITNNSCSFSDTINVITKPSPIFSLGNDTALCKGETLVLDMAGIGDKVLWNDGSTITIKELSAPGIYSITIEKSGCSSSDELKIVDRGLPILNIGPDTALCFGQPMVITPVISNGIFKNWENGSTIEVRTINQPAIYIGAAENGCGTSFDTLLVKAGGNAAGTYNVANAFSPNGDGKNDCFGISKLILRDLIEFSVYNRYGQKIFSAKNLQDCWNGTYNGIRQPEGAYVYVIRANSYCGFIDKKGVVILQR; from the coding sequence TTGTATAAAACTTGCATTAATTCCGGCCTTAGCCTGTTGTTCCTGATTTATTTGCCTTCTTTGGTCCTTGCACAAATCCCGAAAAATGACAAGGATGTTTTTTCACCCCGCTCTACAATTACTGCAGCATTTACAGCTCCGGATACTGTGTGCGTAAATAGTCCGGTCACAATTAAAAACATTTCTTCAGGCGCAAGTTCATATTTCTGGAATTTTTGTGTTTCCAGTATTAATACAACGCCAAAAGGTACAAATCTGGGTAATATAAATGGTGCATTTTCACTTCCGGTTTTTTCAGATTATGTTGAACAGAACGGAAACTATTACTTGTTTGTAGTGAATAACTATCCGGGAAACCTTGTGAGACTTGACTTTGGAAACAGTATGCTGAACACTCCCACAGCAGTAATGCTGGGGAACTTTGGTGGCGACATTTCGAATAATGCGGAAGGTATTCAAGTGGTGAATGTGAATGGAAAATGGCTGGCGATTATAGTGGGTGGTTTCCCTGCAGGTGGAACTACCTCCCGCATAATAAAACTTGATTTTGGTTCTGATATATCAAATATTTCACCAGTATCTACTAATTGGGGTAATATTGGCAATATGGATTACCCTATTGACCTTCATGTTTTCCAGGAAAATAATAAATGGTATGGATTTACTTTAAATTCGGAAAATCAAACAATCACAAGGTTTGACTTTGGTGCTGATTTTACGGGTACACCCAGTGCGCTTAATTTGGGTGATATTGGTGGTTTTTCAGGTCCAACAGGTATTTTTGCGATCAATGACAACGGCTTCTGGCGTGTTTTCATAACAAGTGGATCAGATAATTCCAGGATCCATCGGCTTGATTTTGGAAGCTCCTTATTAAATAGTCCAACAACTGTTGATTTGGGGAATATTGGAGGTCTATTAAGAAGGCCACGTGACATTTATATCATGAAGTTTTGTGATGAATTAGTCGGCTTTATTATTAATGGAAATACGACAGATCCTCAGTATGCAAGTTCAATTATACGTTTGAATTTTAATGATGGTCTGGGTCAGATGCCTGAAGCGACATTTTTGGGAAATATCGGGGAACTGAGTTTTCCGCATTCAATTTCCAGATTATTCAGAGATGGACCGGATTTATACAGTTTCATCACCAATGTTGGTAATAATACCATCACCCGGTTGAGATTTGAAGGATGTACAAGCGTTAATATTCCAAACTCCACACAATTTGCCCCTCCGGCAATTTCTTATTCTGTTCCAGGAACATACAATATAAATTTGCTTGTAGATGATGGTTTGCCTACTCAAACCTCTTTTTGTAAAACGATTACAGTTATTGGGAATTCCTCCATTGAAATTGGAAATGATACGGCTATTTGTGAAAAGTCCAGCTTGGTTCTTTCCCCTCAATATCAGAATGTTACTAATGTGGTATGGTCAACAGGCCAAACCACTGCTGATATAACAGTTTCAGGTGCCGGTAAGTATTGGTTAAAATCCAATGATGGAACCAGTTGCGCTTCATCTGATACAATTACAATCAGCTCTATCCCCTTACCGGTCTTTTCCTTGGGAAAGGATACTTTGTTATGTGATAATGGAAGTATTTCCTTAAAAGCACCAATTTCCGGTGAAAGTTATTTATGGAATACAGGCGAGACAACGCCAGATATTGCTGTTCTCAATACGGGTAATTATTCACTTGGTATTTCAAAATCAGGCTGTTCATTTTCGGATACCATCAGGGTTGTTAAGGATATACTTGGATACGTGAACCTTGGAAATGACACTGCGCTTTGCGGAAATGCTAAGTTAGATTTGGTCTACCTGTCAAAACCTGGGGATCTTATTAAATGGTCTACTGGCGATACCGGGCCTTCAATTTCGGTGTCAAACCAGGGAATTTACTGGCTGGATGTCAGTAATAATTCTGGTTGTAAAGGTACCGATTCGATAAAGGTAGAAATCGGACAGGTCCCTGTCTTTTCTTTGGGTCCCGATACAGCCAAATGTGTTAGCGGTACAATAAAATTGGCCAGTCCGGTTATCGCCGATAAATACCTTTGGAGCACAGGAACTACCTCAGATTTTATTGACATCACTGTCCCTGGAATCTACTCGCTTTCCATAACCAATAATTCATGTTCCTTCAGTGATACAATCAATGTCATTACTAAACCGTCACCAATTTTTAGTTTAGGAAATGACACTGCATTATGTAAAGGTGAAACTTTGGTATTGGATATGGCAGGCATCGGGGATAAAGTGCTTTGGAATGACGGTTCGACTATTACAATAAAAGAATTAAGTGCGCCTGGTATATATAGCATTACAATTGAGAAGTCCGGGTGTTCATCAAGTGACGAGCTAAAAATTGTTGACCGGGGTTTGCCAATACTAAATATCGGGCCGGATACAGCTTTGTGTTTTGGGCAGCCCATGGTAATTACACCGGTTATTTCAAACGGGATATTTAAAAACTGGGAAAATGGATCTACAATTGAAGTGCGTACAATTAATCAGCCGGCCATTTATATAGGCGCAGCTGAAAATGGTTGTGGCACTTCATTCGATACGTTATTAGTGAAAGCTGGCGGCAATGCTGCAGGTACTTATAATGTTGCAAATGCATTTAGTCCAAATGGTGATGGGAAAAATGATTGTTTCGGAATTTCAAAATTGATACTCAGGGACCTGATTGAATTTTCGGTATACAACAGGTATGGCCAAAAAATATTTTCAGCGAAAAATCTCCAGGATTGCTGGAATGGAACCTATAATGGGATACGGCAACCTGAAGGCGCGTATGTATACGTGATCCGGGCAAATTCTTATTGTGGATTTATTGACAAAAAAGGGGTAGTAATACTGCAGCGGTAA
- a CDS encoding lipopolysaccharide biosynthesis protein, translating to MGIIQKQSIRSTIIILLGFSLGAFNMLVLVPKIITPEQLGLTRLIADAAITLATLCTFGSLSVVNKFFPFYKSYLPPKKNDLPFLSLVICLVGFAIICISGYLGKDIIFRKFSERSPLFVEYSYLVYPFCLFLLLFMWMESFSWALHKSVLSNTLREVLPRSLFTVILILFFFSLLSFKSFLYIYSFSYLIPGTILFILLRKTGFFNFTTELSAQTIRLKGKMINFGLFVFGAQFLNLLSRTIDTFILSSKGSRGLTDTAVFTIATYIITLMEVPQRSMNSAAIPVIAESWKNKDLKNISHVYKRSVTNLLIIGLAMFGLIWLNINNIAGFLGKNYAGIESIVLIMGLGKLIDLGTGANGQIIGTSSFWKVDFATNVIYTILALPLNYFLISKYGLHGAAVSFLISLTFYNLLRFGFLKIKFNLQPYVIKDLFAIILAISSAAIAYAIPVFPSSYADMVVRSSVFLGIFIPLIYFSNISVEINTILKTYLNKFFSS from the coding sequence ATGGGTATAATTCAGAAGCAAAGCATCAGGTCAACCATCATAATACTACTCGGGTTTAGCCTAGGTGCTTTTAACATGCTGGTGCTGGTTCCAAAAATAATTACGCCGGAGCAACTGGGCCTGACCCGCCTGATTGCTGATGCCGCCATAACCCTTGCAACACTCTGCACTTTTGGTTCCTTGTCGGTTGTCAACAAATTTTTCCCATTTTATAAAAGTTATTTACCCCCTAAGAAAAATGACCTGCCCTTTTTATCGCTTGTAATATGCCTTGTTGGATTTGCCATAATATGCATTTCCGGGTATCTGGGAAAGGATATTATTTTCAGGAAATTCTCTGAGAGATCCCCATTATTTGTTGAATACAGTTACCTGGTTTACCCATTTTGCCTTTTCCTTTTATTATTTATGTGGATGGAAAGTTTTAGCTGGGCATTACATAAAAGTGTTCTTTCAAATACATTACGGGAAGTATTGCCCAGGTCACTCTTCACCGTAATCCTGATATTATTTTTCTTTAGCCTCTTGTCTTTTAAAAGTTTTCTATATATATATTCTTTCTCCTACCTGATTCCTGGCACAATTTTGTTCATCCTGCTGCGCAAAACCGGCTTCTTTAATTTTACGACAGAACTAAGTGCCCAAACAATTAGGTTAAAGGGAAAAATGATCAACTTTGGCTTGTTTGTGTTTGGTGCACAGTTTTTAAACTTATTATCCCGCACTATTGACACGTTTATATTGTCATCGAAAGGGAGCAGGGGTCTTACCGATACGGCAGTTTTTACCATTGCCACCTATATTATCACCCTTATGGAAGTCCCGCAGCGTAGTATGAATTCTGCAGCTATTCCGGTAATAGCGGAATCCTGGAAAAATAAGGACCTGAAAAACATCAGCCATGTATATAAAAGAAGTGTTACCAATTTGCTGATTATCGGACTAGCCATGTTTGGGCTGATTTGGCTAAATATTAATAACATAGCAGGATTCCTGGGTAAAAATTATGCAGGGATTGAAAGTATTGTCCTGATTATGGGTTTGGGCAAACTAATTGATCTTGGAACCGGAGCAAATGGGCAGATTATTGGTACTTCAAGTTTTTGGAAAGTTGATTTTGCCACCAATGTTATCTACACGATACTTGCCTTGCCATTAAATTATTTTCTCATTTCCAAATATGGGCTCCATGGGGCAGCAGTATCTTTCCTGATCTCATTAACCTTCTATAATTTGTTGCGGTTTGGCTTTTTAAAGATAAAATTTAACCTTCAGCCTTATGTAATTAAAGATCTGTTTGCCATTATCCTGGCCATCTCCAGTGCAGCCATAGCCTATGCCATTCCTGTTTTTCCTTCTTCATATGCAGATATGGTGGTAAGAAGCAGTGTGTTTCTCGGAATATTTATTCCCTTGATTTATTTCAGCAATATTTCAGTCGAAATCAATACAATTCTTAAAACTTACCTGAATAAATTTTTCAGCTCGTAG
- a CDS encoding glycosyltransferase family 2 protein, producing the protein MDLPLVSVVIPCFNQGMYIQDALDSVSLCTYPNIEIIIVNDGSTDRETNEILAALKKSGIKVIFQQNMGLGGARNTGIHHSAGKYILPLDGDNKIRANYISLAVQHLEENENTAVVYGNAEKFGAEKGFLKPGAFNLQRLMLGNFIDACAIVRKSVLIKIGLYDNMKIMGYEDWDLWLRIAFKGYDFHHIDEVMFDYRVIKDSMMRSLNADISKQNEIEIYFAKKYADKLDFEYVENRIVYQLKKNPLSNAYRIAIKNFFPRHFEKLVQKNKIYKYILYDRK; encoded by the coding sequence ATGGATTTACCGTTGGTTTCAGTTGTTATACCCTGTTTCAACCAGGGAATGTATATCCAGGATGCACTGGATAGTGTATCTCTATGTACCTATCCTAACATAGAAATCATTATTGTAAATGATGGATCAACCGACAGGGAAACCAATGAAATACTGGCAGCGCTTAAAAAAAGTGGGATTAAAGTAATATTTCAGCAGAATATGGGCCTTGGTGGAGCACGAAATACCGGTATCCATCATTCTGCAGGAAAATATATTCTACCATTAGACGGTGATAATAAAATACGGGCTAACTACATCAGCCTTGCTGTTCAGCATTTGGAAGAAAATGAAAATACGGCCGTAGTTTACGGCAATGCTGAAAAATTTGGAGCCGAGAAGGGTTTTCTTAAGCCTGGAGCATTTAATCTTCAACGACTAATGCTGGGAAATTTCATTGATGCCTGCGCAATTGTTAGGAAATCAGTGCTTATTAAAATTGGCTTGTACGATAACATGAAAATCATGGGGTATGAAGATTGGGATCTTTGGCTTAGAATAGCCTTTAAAGGATATGATTTTCACCATATTGATGAAGTGATGTTTGATTATAGAGTCATTAAAGACTCTATGATGAGAAGTTTGAATGCTGATATTTCAAAGCAAAATGAAATTGAAATATATTTTGCAAAGAAATATGCTGATAAACTGGATTTTGAATATGTTGAAAACCGTATTGTTTACCAGTTAAAGAAAAATCCATTATCGAACGCTTACAGGATCGCTATAAAAAACTTCTTTCCCCGGCATTTTGAAAAACTTGTCCAAAAGAATAAAATATATAAATACATTCTTTATGATAGAAAATAA
- a CDS encoding methyltransferase domain-containing protein: protein MIENKKYNDTFFDEMEKSSYISAKNVMPLVYNLVPFKSVVDIGCGTGVWLKVCRDELGISDIQGIEGPYLKKEKVKIPFENITLTDLKEPLKVNKKYDLVMSLEVGEHLPDSCSDIFVQSLANAGDVILFSAAIPGQEGTYHINEQYPEYWAAKFLKAGFVPVDIIRKSIWNNSDVAWWYRQNILLMVKKEKLKEFPELEACASTTDPGFLTRIHPEIFNLKTKHIAKTSTILGLLDFKWYEFKTKYLKGNGK, encoded by the coding sequence ATGATAGAAAATAAAAAGTATAACGATACTTTTTTTGATGAAATGGAGAAATCATCTTACATATCGGCAAAGAATGTAATGCCATTGGTGTATAACCTGGTGCCATTTAAAAGTGTTGTCGATATTGGTTGTGGTACTGGAGTATGGTTAAAGGTTTGCAGGGATGAACTTGGAATTTCAGATATCCAGGGAATTGAAGGTCCTTACCTGAAGAAAGAGAAGGTAAAAATTCCTTTTGAAAATATTACTTTGACAGATCTTAAAGAACCACTGAAGGTTAATAAAAAGTATGACCTGGTGATGTCACTCGAGGTCGGAGAGCATTTGCCGGATTCCTGTTCGGATATTTTTGTTCAATCACTTGCTAATGCGGGTGACGTTATTTTATTTTCGGCCGCAATTCCAGGTCAGGAAGGCACCTACCATATTAATGAACAGTATCCGGAATATTGGGCCGCGAAATTTTTGAAAGCCGGATTTGTTCCTGTTGATATTATCCGCAAATCCATCTGGAATAATTCTGACGTGGCATGGTGGTATCGCCAAAATATACTCCTCATGGTAAAAAAGGAAAAATTAAAAGAATTCCCAGAATTAGAAGCCTGTGCTAGCACTACGGATCCGGGATTTTTAACACGCATTCATCCTGAGATTTTCAATCTGAAAACAAAACACATCGCTAAAACAAGCACTATCCTTGGGCTCCTGGATTTTAAATGGTATGAGTTTAAAACAAAATATCTGAAAGGTAATGGCAAATAA
- a CDS encoding class I SAM-dependent methyltransferase, whose translation MANKLNREEGLGRLTYSSIKTSNQHYIATYFIKKDIEEAAGKYSKGKLLDIGCGNKPYSILFKGKVDQYTGCDIIQSSNNLVDFICPANDLCFDDNSFDTVFSSQVIEHVEDHAGMLKESFRVLKPGGYAIYTAPFSWELHEEPYDFFRFSKYGLGEIFRKQGFEIILIKSNGGKWAAIFQLFLNVLLSVQKYGTIRGKIIKWVFVKSGLIRLYNLCSIWIDKKYFDDGLTLNYIVIACKPT comes from the coding sequence ATGGCAAATAAGCTGAATAGGGAAGAGGGTTTGGGGAGACTGACCTATTCTTCTATAAAAACCTCCAATCAGCACTATATTGCTACCTATTTTATTAAGAAGGATATTGAAGAAGCAGCCGGAAAATATTCAAAAGGCAAATTGCTGGATATTGGTTGCGGCAACAAACCGTACAGCATCCTCTTTAAAGGAAAGGTAGACCAGTATACCGGTTGTGATATTATCCAAAGCAGCAATAATCTTGTGGATTTTATTTGCCCCGCAAACGACCTGTGTTTTGATGATAACTCTTTTGATACAGTATTTTCCTCGCAGGTAATTGAACATGTTGAAGACCATGCCGGGATGTTAAAAGAATCATTCAGGGTCCTTAAGCCTGGCGGATATGCTATTTACACGGCTCCCTTCAGCTGGGAGCTTCATGAAGAGCCGTATGACTTTTTCCGGTTTTCAAAATATGGATTGGGTGAAATATTCCGAAAGCAAGGTTTTGAGATCATTTTGATCAAATCCAATGGCGGTAAATGGGCGGCAATTTTCCAGCTTTTCCTAAACGTATTGTTATCTGTTCAAAAGTATGGTACGATCCGGGGTAAAATCATAAAATGGGTTTTCGTGAAATCTGGTTTGATCCGGCTGTATAATTTATGCAGCATTTGGATCGATAAAAAATATTTTGATGATGGATTGACATTGAACTACATAGTTATAGCCTGTAAACCCACATAA
- a CDS encoding glycosyltransferase: MSNVAGVVILYFPDVDQVLKNISTYINDVSELLIINNTPGNDTDLRDKLAGLKNNDLYWKNAENEGIAKPLNAAATWALERGYQWLLTMDQDSCFKPDEIRRYMEWVRHGVPGDIAIAGPSYEAITETGEAGTVRISSVNKVITSGSIINLQIWEKLKGFDERFFIDEVDHEYCYHAIQERFKVVCLQNIHLTHKMGNLVTRGYFGKFAKRPRMVHSPLRIYYMVRNYLLVRKKYRQLMPGEIHARNKEIKVILKNNLLFSGQFVQTLKMAVKGYLDYRKGVFGKYS, from the coding sequence ATGAGTAATGTAGCAGGCGTTGTTATTTTATACTTCCCTGATGTGGATCAGGTATTAAAAAATATTTCTACTTACATAAATGATGTTTCCGAATTATTAATAATTAATAACACGCCGGGTAATGATACTGACCTGCGGGATAAGCTTGCAGGTTTGAAGAATAATGATTTGTACTGGAAGAATGCAGAAAATGAAGGCATTGCAAAACCATTAAATGCTGCGGCGACCTGGGCATTGGAAAGAGGGTACCAATGGCTGCTGACAATGGACCAGGATAGCTGTTTTAAACCGGATGAAATCAGAAGGTATATGGAGTGGGTAAGGCATGGTGTTCCCGGAGATATCGCTATTGCAGGTCCTTCCTATGAGGCTATTACCGAAACAGGTGAAGCCGGGACAGTACGCATTTCATCAGTGAATAAAGTAATTACATCTGGTAGCATTATCAATTTGCAGATTTGGGAAAAATTGAAAGGATTTGATGAGCGGTTTTTTATAGATGAAGTTGACCATGAATATTGTTACCATGCCATTCAGGAAAGGTTTAAAGTGGTTTGTTTACAGAATATTCACCTCACCCATAAAATGGGTAATCTGGTGACCAGGGGGTATTTTGGGAAATTTGCCAAACGCCCAAGAATGGTTCATTCCCCATTAAGGATTTATTATATGGTAAGGAATTATTTACTGGTCAGGAAAAAATACCGGCAGTTAATGCCTGGAGAGATTCACGCAAGGAACAAGGAGATTAAAGTTATTTTAAAGAACAACCTTCTTTTCTCCGGTCAATTTGTACAAACCTTAAAAATGGCGGTTAAAGGCTATCTTGATTACAGGAAAGGTGTCTTTGGAAAATATTCCTGA
- a CDS encoding glycosyltransferase family 2 protein, producing the protein MKQLMPPFFSICIPAYERVNYLRRLLDSIAEQTFRDFEVIISDDSKTDQVLALVKAYSDKLTIRYFQNSPSLGTPSNWNNAISKAAGQWIKLIHDDDWFASRDSLKKFAENAHEQSPFVFSAYANHFEAGHLKPEIKRLSPAWSRRIIRQPMALLAYNVIGPPSVTLIHRTVLEQYDPRFKWRVDMEFYVRLIKELNRFKYIDEILVNVGVSESQVTQSCIYQPTVELPEGLLLLRKHGDKPLDNVWVYDAWWRLLRNMEIFTLEKLEQYTNEPWPAIIQQMVIDLAGIPAAFLKLGVLSKAFMFASYLKNKSLISHPVS; encoded by the coding sequence ATGAAACAATTAATGCCCCCTTTTTTTTCAATATGTATTCCTGCATACGAGCGAGTAAATTACCTGCGTCGGTTGTTAGATAGTATTGCAGAACAGACTTTCCGTGATTTCGAAGTGATCATCAGCGATGATAGTAAAACTGACCAGGTTCTTGCTTTAGTTAAGGCCTATTCAGATAAATTGACCATCCGGTATTTTCAAAACTCTCCTTCACTTGGCACGCCTTCTAATTGGAATAATGCTATATCGAAAGCTGCGGGACAATGGATCAAGCTGATCCATGATGATGACTGGTTTGCCAGCAGGGACAGCCTTAAAAAATTTGCGGAAAACGCCCATGAACAGTCTCCTTTTGTTTTTTCAGCGTATGCCAACCATTTTGAGGCTGGCCACCTGAAACCGGAAATAAAGCGACTTTCGCCTGCCTGGTCTCGTCGAATAATCCGGCAGCCTATGGCATTGCTGGCTTATAATGTAATAGGTCCACCCAGCGTAACACTTATTCACCGTACTGTCCTGGAGCAATATGACCCGCGATTTAAATGGCGGGTAGATATGGAGTTTTATGTGCGCTTAATCAAGGAATTGAACAGGTTCAAATACATTGATGAGATCCTGGTTAATGTCGGTGTCAGCGAGTCGCAGGTGACTCAATCCTGTATTTACCAGCCAACGGTTGAATTACCCGAAGGGTTGTTGTTACTCCGCAAACATGGGGACAAACCCCTGGATAATGTTTGGGTCTATGACGCTTGGTGGCGATTGTTACGCAATATGGAAATCTTTACCCTGGAAAAACTGGAACAATATACGAACGAGCCATGGCCGGCTATTATACAACAGATGGTCATTGACCTGGCGGGGATACCAGCTGCTTTCCTTAAATTAGGCGTACTTTCCAAAGCTTTTATGTTTGCTTCCTATTTAAAAAACAAGTCATTAATAAGCCATCCCGTATCTTGA